One window of the Syngnathoides biaculeatus isolate LvHL_M chromosome 11, ASM1980259v1, whole genome shotgun sequence genome contains the following:
- the pcdh19 gene encoding protocadherin-19 isoform X3 — MEFIHLIVLLLLFWVGGEAVINLKYGINEEMKPGSVIGNVTKDALKQGFQIAPQPPYLRVISNSEPRWVELSPAGILTTQMKIDRDIVCRQNPKCIISLEVMSNSMEICVIKVEIEDLNDNSPRFPTSHIDIEISENASPGTRFPLEGASDPDSGVFGVQSYSITPNELFGLEIKTRGDGSKIAELVVQKSLDRETQSHYTYEISAEDGGDPPKIGAVQLNIKVIDSNDNNPVFDESVYTVNVMENSPINTLVIDLNATDPDEGTNGEVVYSFNSYVTEKTRDAFKIDSRTGIITVNGVLDYETAQIYEIDVQAKDLGPNSIPAHCKVTVNVMDTNDNPPVISLLSLNTEMVEVSENAQRGYVIALVRVSDKDAGANGKVQCRLQGNVPFRLQEYESFSTILVDGRLDREQKDTYNLTIQAEDSGVPPLRATKSLVVKVADENDNPPHFLKPHYQEMVMENNLPGSCLLAVSAEDPDLGMNGTVSYSIVPGEIKHMDVNTYVSINPSGRIYSMRSFDHEYTRTFDFKVLARDNGNPSLSSNATVRIVVLDVNDNTPVMTNPPLVNGSADVSIPRNAGAGYMVTRVKADDYDEGENGRLTYTISEGDRAFFEIDQVNGEVHSTRMFSENAKSSYEITVVARDHGKPSLSASAYIVVYLSPDLNAQETIGAVNLSLIFIIALGSIAAILFVTMIFVAVKCKRDNKEIRTYNCSFFYLRRVAEYSYGNQKKSSKKKKLSKNDIRLVPRDVEETDKMNVVSCSSLTSSLNYFDYHQQSLPLGCRRSESTFLNVENQNSRNAAPNHGYQHPFTGQGHQQPDLIINGMPLPELTGDQSRVYPTFDPNSPGMGSKDKHYTKTMAEYLRMLPIRSA; from the exons ATGGAATTCATACATTTAATTGTGCTGCTGCTCTTGTTTTGGGTCGGCGGGGAGGCTGTCATTAACCTCAAGTATGGAATAAACGAGGAGATGAAGCCCGGCTCTGTGATTGGGAACGTGACAAAGGACGCGCTCAAACAAGGCTTCCAAATCGCGCCACAGCCGCCCTACCTGCGGGTCATATCCAATTCGGAGCCACGCTGGGTGGAACTCAGCCCGGCCGGGATTCTCACCACACAAATGAAGATCGACCGGGATATTGTGTGCCGCCAGAACCCAAAGTGCATTATTTCTCTGGAGGTGATGTCCAACTCTATGGAGATATGCGTCATTAAAGTTGAAATTGAGGATTTGAATGACAACTCTCCGAGGTTCCCTACAAGCCACATTGACATCGAGATCTCGGAAAACGCATCCCCCGGAACCAGGTTTCCCCTGGAGGGGGCAAGCGATCCAGATTCAGGCGTCTTTGGAGTGCAGTCCTACTCCATTACCCCCAACGAGCTCTTTGGATTGGAAATAAAAACACGAGGGGACGGCTCCAAAATTGCAGAGCTTGTTGTGCAAAAATCGTTAGACCGAGAGACCCAGTCCCACTATACTTATGAAATCAGCGCGGAGGATGGAGGAGATCCGCCAAAAATAGGTGCGGTTCAGTTAAATATCAAAGTCATTGATTCAAATGACAACAACCCTGTTTTTGATGAGTCTGTGTACACTGTTAATGTCATGGAGAATTCACCCATCAACACTCTGGTCATAGACTTAAATGCAACAGATCCTGATGAGGGCACCAACGGAGAGGTGGTTTACTCTTTTAACAGTTATGTCACAGAGAAGACGAGAGATGCTTTCAAAATTGATTCTCGGACCGGTATCATAACTGTCAATGGTGTTTTAGATTATGAGACTGCCCAGATCTACGAGATTGACGTGCAGGCCAAAGATTTGGGTCCCAACTCCATACCCGCACACTGCAAAGTCACCGTGAACGTGATGGACACCAACGACAACCCGCCTGTCATCAGCCTGCTCTCTCTCAACACGGAGATGGTGGAGGTGAGTGAGAACGCACAGCGTGGGTACGTCATTGCCCTGGTGCGTGTCTCCGACAAAGATGCAGGGGCCAACGGCAAGGTGCAGTGCCGGCTCCAGGGCAATGTCCCCTTCCGACTGCAGGAGTATGAGAGCTTCTCCACCATCCTTGTGGACGGTCGGCTGGACCGCGAACAGAAAGACACATACAATCTGACCATCCAAGCTGAGGACAGTGGCGTCCCACCCCTGCGCGCCACCAAGTCGCTGGTGGTCAAAGTGGCAGATGAGAACGACAACCCGCCGCACTTCCTCAAGCCGCACTATCAAGAGATGGTGATGGAGAACAACTTGCCCGGCTCATGCCTGCTGGCCGTCTCAGCAGAAGACCCCGACCTAGGCATGAATGGAACTGTTTCATACTCTATTGTCCCTGGTGAGATTAAGCACATGGATGTCAATACGTATGTGAGCATTAATCCATCGGGCCGCATTTACTCCATGAGGTCCTTTGATCACGAGTACACAAGGACTTTTGACTTTAAAGTTCTCGCCCGAGACAACGGCAATCCCTCCTTGTCGAGCAACGCCACTGTGCGAATCGTAGTGCTGGACGTCAACGATAACACACCAGTGATGACCAACCCACCTTTGGTGAACGGCAGCGCCGATGTGTCCATCCCGAGGAACGCTGGCGCGGGCTACATGGTGACCCGTGTGAAGGCCGATGACTATGACGAAGGCGAGAACGGTCGGCTTACCTACACCATCTCAGAGGGTGATCGGGCCTTCTTTGAGATTGACCAAGTCAATGGAGAAGTGCACTCCACCCGGATGTTCAGTGAGAACGCCAAGTCCTCCTATGAAATCACAGTGGTAGCCCGAGATCACGGCAAGCCATCGCTGTCTGCCTCGGCCTACATCGTGGTATACCTGTCACCGGACCTGAATGCCCAAGAAACCATTGGAGCCGTCAACCTGTCCCTCATCTTCATCATCGCTCTGGGCTCCATCGCCGCCATCCTCTTTGTCACGATGATTTTTGTGGCAGTTAAGTGCAAGCGGGATAACAAGGAAATCCGGACCTACAACTGCAG TTTCTTCTACTTGCGCAGGGTGGCTGAGTACTCCTATGGCAACCAGAAGAAGTCAAgtaagaagaagaaactgaGCAAGAACGACATCCGCCTGGTGCCACGAGATGTAGAGGAGACAGACAAAATGAACGTGGTGAGTTGCTCGTCACTCACCTCCTCGCTCAACTACTTCGACTACCACCAGCAGAGCCTGCCGCTGGGCTGCAGGCGCTCCGAGAGCACCTTTCTCAACGTGGAGAACCAGAACTCGCGCAATGCCGCACCCAACCATGGCTATCAGCACCCGTTCACCGGGCAGGGCCACCAGCAACCAGACCTCATCATCAACGGCATGCCACTGCCAGAG ctgactggcgaccaatccagggtgtaccccacctttgaCCCAAACTCACCTGGGATGGGTTCCAAAGACAAGCACTATACAAAAACCATGGCTGAGTATCTCCGAATGCTGCCAATCAGATCTGCTTAG